Proteins encoded within one genomic window of Haematobia irritans isolate KBUSLIRL chromosome 5, ASM5000362v1, whole genome shotgun sequence:
- the LOC142239943 gene encoding uncharacterized protein LOC142239943, protein MPVNTFARFIRAADAVVKFGTRVSSLKEENLDVYSLRAQVEEAKSLWEKVKERYEECLDDLQEDSDKGKVESADGKYEATYDAYIRIVSSIERKIDGLKAVPRASTPIQQADVADISARSGNVDVSGNSLLLGVDHGAVHSLALPPCDIEVFDGDFQSWPTFRDLFTAVYVKNSRLSDIERLCHLLKKTSGDAREVVRRFPLTDRSFELAWRTLKETYDNLRILVSNQLKLLFDLPVLDTETSSGLKNLQRGINACISAMAVNNVPTNDWDPILIYLCVQRLPKISVTLWEQGISDKSALSSWVDMDRFLTERIQTLTCLRDLKGIDASRRTDGRKLRTHFTNAAPKSSPSRSRNSQYTSHSSRDSVDKMCVLCPRQSHHLRVCPKFRNLSVNDRLTAVKRYRCCFNCLSRRHDVNNCATSRSCEKCQGRHHTLLHRDSSHSTNVATTSSTVSAARPTDSSGLIDPQPSTSSGIVSGTSARQVFHVSQNRSVLLGTAMVNIVHQGMTYPARALIDPASEASFITEKMQKLLRISITSATSSISGVNQSVSITSRGICPLSIGSPIDGSVLVEATALVLPRISGNLPSFQVSRNYMSRLPNLRLADPNLFDSRPVDLLLGADVYPRIILQGVQSGILGSLIAQQTVFGWLITGSIPTSNVTVFSTTVEFMEEDGLDKTLLRFWELEDLPRRAICSPADKFCEENFKNTTYRDSDGRYVVTLPIKPELKGQVLLGHSRTSCLKQFIRGEASLLRKPETKLMYDGVIKEYLDLQHMRPVSSTSPADQTVCYLPHHPVINPDKLTSKLRVVFNASHKTSNGKSLNDILYVGPTLQLELVHLILRWRFFKYVFNCDITQMYRQIRVNSAHTSLQRIVFRDSPQKDVQDYELQTVTFGVNCAPYLAIRTLLQLADDSEDDYPHAAHILRRCMYVDDVLTGYHDVDTAVESRDQLIRVLSSAKFELRKWASNELAILESLPADHLVDAKLLEFVEASSSKPLGIRWNAQLDLFYFEMKPIEQKSRFTKREVLSAIARLFDPVGWLGPVIIVAKIIMQQVWLDKIGWDESLPLQTERQWRKFVETYQDVNHVRIPRWVNYSTDCEVELHVFSDASEKAYAGVVYVRVVTPQGQIFTHLLSCKTKVAPIKSISLPRLELCGAVLASELYKSIARELDIEFRRVYCWTDSTIVRSWLRKTPSTWSTFVANRVCRIQENTGGQNWYHVRSEDNPADLGSRGVSPAELAVSTLWWHGPEWLCSASSQWDISDLTPLETDVEVLAVKTHASFFTNYEDILEGFSSLDRALRVIAYIFRFYQRTHYSHASRNVYHDTTLTATELKAVRLRLAVLSQRAHYPDEYGCLMEKKPLGSRSSLLSLNPFLDEEGVMRLNGRLSRCPTLSYSERHPIIVPYNSRFARLLVKYVHDISIHGGNQLVLRLIRIEYWIPRLTSLIRSTINRCKRCLLDRKKSCTQIMAALPPERTVLTRPFTTTGVDFAGPFEIKSFIGRACKITKGYVCVFVCFSTKAIHLEATSDLSTTTFLAAFHRFISRRGCPKTIFSDNGTNFVGASREMEKELRSVLKEGRDKVCSAYQFQQLSWQFIPAGAPHMGGLWEAAVKSFKTHFRKHASGFKYTFEEFSTVLSRIEACLNSRPLCPMSESSQELVALTPGHFLVGSPILAPPEQLEEESPLHLVHRFRKMKALSQQFCLRWKDEYLKGLQKRYKWKFPQRDIEVGDLVVIRDEQLPPTSWKLGRVDDVHPGSDGRVRVADVRTANGVVRRPVVKLVILTE, encoded by the coding sequence atgccAGTTAATACATTCGCGCGATTCATTAGAGCCGCTGATGCGGTTGTGAAGTTTGGGACACGGGTTAGCTCTTTGAAGGAGGAGAATTTAGATGTTTATTCTCTAAGGGCTCAGGTCGAAGAGGCGAAATCACTCTGGGAGAAAGTGAAAGAGAGGTATGAGGAGTGTTTAGACGATCTTCAGGAGGATTCAGATAAGGGAAAGGTAGAATCTGCTGACGGCAAGTATGAGGCAACTTATGATGCCTATATTCGTATTGTTTCCTCTATCGAAAGGAAAATAGACGGTCTAAAAGCCGTTCCTAGGGCGTCAACTCCTATACAGCAGGCCGATGTGGCGGATATTTCTGCTCGTTCTGGTAATGTGGATGTATCGGGAAATTCTCTTTTGTTAGGTGTTGACCATGGTGCGGTCCATAGTTTGGCGTTACCACCATGCGATATTGAGGTTTTCGATGGTGACTTTCAGTCTTGGCCAACATTTAGGGATTTGTTTACTGctgtttatgtaaaaaattcccGTCTGAGTGATATTGAGCGCTTGTGTCATTTGCTCAAAAAGACTAGTGGCGACGCCCGTGAAGTTGTAAGAAGATTTCCTCTCACTGATAGAAGTTTCGAGTTAGCTTGGAGGACGTTAAAGGAAACTTATGACAACTTGAGAATTTTAGTCAGCAATCAGTTGAAGCTTCTTTTTGACCTTCCGGTCTTAGACACCGAGACAAGTTCTGGGTTGAAGAACTTGCAGCGTGGTATAAATGCATGTATTTCGGCGATGGCTGTGAATAACGTTCCTACGAACGATTGGGAtccgattttgatatatttgtgtGTGCAACGTCTACCGAAGATTAGTGTTACTTTGTGGGAACAGGGTATAAGTGATAAGTCTGCGTTGTCGTCTTGGGTGGACATGGATCGTTTTCTTACGGAAAGGATTCAGACACTCACGTGTCTGCGCGATTTGAAGGGTATCGATGCTTCGAGGAGAACTGATGGCAGGAAACTGCGAACGCATTTTACGAATGCAGCTCCGAAATCTTCGCCATCTAGGTCGCGTAATTCGCAATACACTTCTCATTCTTCTAGAGATTCCGTCGATAAGATGTGTGTTCTTTGTCCACGACAAAGCCATCATCTTCGTGTTTGTCCGAAATTTAGGAATCTTTCTGTGAATGATCGGTTGACTGCTGTGAAACGGTACCGCTGTTGTTTCAATTGTCTATCTCGTAGACATGACGTTAACAACTGTGCTACATCTCGCAGTTGTGAGAAGTGTCAAGGAAGGCATCATACTTTGCTTCATCGCGATTCTTCCCATTCTACGAATGTGGCGACTACGTCTTCGACGGTTTCGGCCGCTCGTCCTACGGATTCTAGCGGTTTGATTGACCCGCAGCCTTCCACTTCGTCTGGAATCGTGTCTGGCACTTCGGCCAGGCAAGTATTTCATGTTTCCCAGAACAGGTCGGTCCTATTAGGGACGGCTATGGTGAACATCGTTCATCAGGGTATGACGTACCCAGCTCGGGCTCTTATTGACCCAGCATCGGAAGCCTCCTTTATTACcgaaaaaatgcaaaagttgCTTAGGATTTCGATAACGAGTGCGACGTCTTCGATATCGGGCGTGAATCAATCGGTTTCGATAACTTCTCGAGGTATTTGCCCTCTGAGTATAGGGTCACCCATAGATGGATCGGTCTTGGTAGAGGCGACTGCGTTGGTCCTGCCTAGGATTTCTGGGAATTTACCGTCTTTCCAAGTGAGTCGGAATTATATGTCACGTTTGCCAAATTTGCGTTTAGCTGATCCTAATCTGTTCGATAGTCGTCCGGTTGATCTATTGTTGGGGGCAGACGTGTATCCCAGAATTATATTACAGGGGGTTCAgtctggtattttaggttcgTTGATTGCTCAACAGACAGTCTTCGGCTGGCTCATTACTGGTTCAATTCCCACTTCTAATGTGACGGTTTTTTCAACGACTGTTGAATTTATGGAAGAAGATGGTCTTGACAAGACTCTTCTTCGATTTTGGGAATTAGAGGACTTACCAAGACGGGCAATTTGTTCTCCCGCagataaattttgtgaagaaaattttaagaataccaCATATAGGGATTCCGATGGAAGATACGTAGTGACTCTTCCGATAAAACCCGAATTAAAGGGACAAGTCTTGCTTGGACATTCGCGGACAAGTTGTTTGAAGCAGTTTATTCGTGGTGAGGCTTCGCTTTTACGAAAGCCTGAAACAAAATTAATGTATGACGGGGTGATTAAAGAATATTTGGACTTGCAACATATGAGACCAGTGTCGTCGACTTCTCCTGCAGATCAAACTGTGTGTTATTTGCCACACCACCCGGTAATCAATCCGGACAAATTGACGTCCAAACTTCGAGTTGTCTTTAATGCTTCGCATAAGACCTCAAATGGTAAAAGTCTGAACGACATTCTTTATGTGGGACCCACATTACAATTGGAATTGGTTCATTTGATTTTGAGGTGGAGATTTTTCAAATACGTTTTTAATTGCGACATCACACAGATGTAccgccaaattagggtaaattcGGCCCATACTTCTCTGCAGCGAATTGTCTTTAGGGACTCCCCACAAAAAGATGTACAAGACTATGAGCTGCAGACCGTGACATTTGGAGTGAATTGTGCTCCCTATTTAGCTATACGGACGTTATTGCAATTGGCCGATGACTCCGAAGATGACTATCCCCACGCGGCACATATTCTACGAAGGTGCATGTACGTGGATGATGTTTTGACAGGATACCATGACGTGGATACTGCTGTTGAATCTAGGGACCAATTGATTAGAGTACTATCATCGGCAAAGTTCGAACTGAGGAAGTGGGCTTCTAATGAGCTAGCCATTTTAGAATCGCTTCCGGCTGACCATTTGGTTGACGCCAAATTACTGGAGTTTGTTGAGGCCAGTAGTTCGAAACCGTTGGGTATTAGGTGGAATGCGCAGTtagacttgttttattttgagaTGAAACCGATTGAGCAAAAATCTCGGTTTACGAAGAGAGAGGTTTTATCGGCTATAGCTAGGCTATTTGACCCTGTTGGCTGGCTGGGGCCAGTTATTATAGTGGCGAAGATAATTATGCAACAGGTTTGGTTGGATAAGATAGGATGGGACGAGTCTCTTCCGTTACAAACAGAGCGACAATGGCGAAAGTTTGTCGAGACCTATCAGGATGTGAATCACGTTCGTATTCCTCGATGGGTCAATTACTCCACAGACTGTGAGgtagaattacatgttttttccgACGCCTCGGAAAAAGCATACGCGGGGGTAGTATATGTTCGTGTGGTTACGCCGCAGGGACAAATCTTCACCCATTTGCTATCTTGTAAGACTAAGGTAGCCCCCATCAAATCTATATCTTTGCCACGTTTGGAGCTTTGTGGGGCAGTTTTGGCCTCAGAACTTTACAAGTCTATAGCCAGGGAGTTAGATATTGAATTTCGACGTGTTTATTGTTGGACGGATTCTACGATCGTCCGCTCTTGGCTTCGAAAGACGCCATCTACGTGGTCTACTTTCGTTGCGAATCGCGTATGTAGGATTCAGGAGAATACTGGGGGACAGAATTGGTACCATGTTCGTTCTGAGGACAATCCGGCCGACTTGGGAAGTCGCGGAGTGTCGCCTGCAGAGTTGGCAGTTTCAACGCTTTGGTGGCATGGACCAGAGTGGCTGTGCTCAGCTAGTTCTCAGTGGGATATTAGTGATTTGACCCCTCTTGAGACTGACGTTGAGGTACTGGCGGTCAAGACTCACGCATCGTTTTTTACGAACTATGAGGACATTTTAGAGGGATTTTCTTCGTTAGATAGGGCTCTACGAGTCATCGCGTATATATTTAGGTTTTATCAAAGGACCCATTATTCACATGCTAGTCGAAATGTGTATCACGACACGACGTTGACGGCAACCGAATTAAAGGCAGTGAGATTACGTCTAGCTGTTCTTTCTCAAAGGGCTCATTATCCAGATGAGTACGGTTGTTTGATGGAAAAGAAACCGTTAGGTTCCAGGAGTTCGTTGTTGTCATTGAATCCATTCCTGGATGAGGAGGGGGTTATGAGGTTGAATGGTCGTTTGAGTAGGTGTCCTACCCTTTCGTATAGTGAGCGACATCCAATTATAGTGCCGTATAATAGTAGATTCGCTAGGTTACTGGTGAAATATGTTCACGACATATCTATTCACGGAGGAAACCAGTTGGTTCTACGTCTTATTCGGATTGAGTATTGGATTCCTCGTTTAACATCTTTGATTAGATCGACTATTAACCGGTGTAAACGGTGTCTGTTGGATAGGAAGAAGTCTTGTACGCAGATCATGGCGGCTCTCCCACCGGAGAGAACTGTACTTACCAGACCGTTTACTACGACTGGCGTTGATTTTGCGGGGCCTTTCGAAATTAAGTCATTTATAGGGCGCGCATGTAAGATAACAAAGGGTTATGTTTGCGTTTTTGTATGCTTTTCGACGAAGGCCATACACTTGGAAGCCACATCAGACTTGTCTACGACAACATTTCTGGCTGCCTTTCACAGATTTATATCTCGGCGTGGTTGTCCCAAGACCATTTTTTCGgataatggtacaaattttgtaGGCGCTTCACGCGAAATGGAAAAAGAATTGAGAAGTGTTCTTAAGGAGGGACGTGATAAGGTGTGTTCCGCATACCAGTTTCAGCAGCTTTCCTGGCAGTTTATCCCTGCCGGGGCGCCACATATGGGTGGTCTCTGGGAAGCTGCTGTCAAAAGCTTCAAGACGCATTTTAGGAAACATGCATCTGGATTCAAATATAcatttgaagagttttcgacTGTTCTTTCGAGAATTGAGGCTTGTTTAAATTCTAGGCCGTTGTGCCCGATGAGTGAAAGTTCTCAAGAGTTGGTGGCACTTACGCCCggccattttttggtaggatcTCCGATCTTGGCGCCTCCTGAACAGTTAGAGGAGGAATCACCACTTCATTTGGTGCATCGATTTAGGAAAATGAAGGCGCTGTCGCAACAGTTCTGCTTACGGTGGAAAGATGAATATTTGAAAGGCTTACAGAAAAGGTATAAATGGAAATTTCCGCAGCGTGATATCGAAGTAGGGGACTTGGTAGTAATTCGTGATGAACAATTGCCTCCTACATCGTGGAAGTTAGGTCGTGTGGATGACGTCCACCCGGGATCTGACGGTCGCGTTAGAGTTGCTGACGTGAGAACGGCAAACGGTGTTGTAAGACGGCCGGTGGTAAAATTGGTCATACTGACCGAATAG
- the LOC142240937 gene encoding uncharacterized protein LOC142240937: protein MVAIDENFLEIPIPEEPILKPIDLKNIGYLQKIPTHLECPSCQTESMSVVRLESVTCWQKFLKVTNMCKTSEGRYDINHYCSNCGCYIGRYVPIGCAERCLSKQARKKAAADSMTLRKEPKNYAKNLQKSRERVLANMAKERSERQQAKDETKTEG, encoded by the exons ATGGTTGCAAtcgatgaaaattttttggaaataccaATTCCGGAGGAGCCTATACTAAAACCAattgatttgaaaaatattggatatttacaaaaaattccaaCACATTTAGAATGTCCCTCTTGTCAGACGGAATCGATGAGTGTGGTACGCCTCGAGTCAGTGACatgttggcaaaagtttctcaaaGTCACTAATATGTG TAAGACATCTGAGGGTCGTTATGATATTAACCATTATTGTAGTAATTGTGGTTGTTACATTGGCCGTTATGTTCCCATTGGCTGCGCTGAAAGATGTCTATCCAAACAGGCCCGCAAAAAGGCTGCTGCTGATTCCATGACATTGCGCAAGGAACCTAAAAACTATGccaaaaatcttcaaaagtCACGTGAACGAGTTTTAGCCAATATGGCCAAAGAAAGATCGGAAAGGCAACAAGCAAAAGATGAAACAAAAACGGAAGGTTAA
- the LOC142240938 gene encoding uncharacterized protein LOC142240938, with protein MTMGNENKLPPNVEIAIDRKAQKAAEKMLRSQRNLEIYNNFATPLSGTFLNLPPQSTLIQCPSCGVLDMSEVHEDPKKMAEKFNHFFGCLFASLCCCCCFNYSDPCGQKDTNHYCRNCQCYFGRAKRVPPITIR; from the exons ATGACTATGGGCAATGAAAACAAACTGCCACCAAATGTTGAAATCGCCATCGATAGAAAAGCCCAAAAAGCGGCTGAAAAAATGCTGCGATCCCAAAGGAATTTGGAAATCTATAACAACTTTGCAACCCCCTTGAGtggaacatttttaaatttacccCCACAATCTACCCTGATACAGTGTCCCAGTTGTGGTGTCTTGGACATGAGTGAAGTGCATGAGGATCCTAAAAAAATGGCTGAGAAATTTAATCATTTCTTTGGATGTTTATTTGC ATccttgtgttgttgttgttgctttaatTATTCAGATCCTTGCGGCCAAAAGGATACCAATCATTATTGTCGAAATTGTCAATGTTATTTTGGCCGAGCGAAACGTGTTCCCCCTATTACGATTCGATGA